CGGACATCATGTTCATCCTGCTGTTCGTGCAGGTGAACTGGACGCTCATCCGGATGCGCAAGACCCACCCCGACCTCCCGCGGACCTACGAAGTTCCATACATGCCGTGGCCGCCGCTCATCGGCATCGTTCTCCAGTTCCTCCTGACGCCCTTCCTCGTCTACGAACTCGGTCTCCAAGCCATCGGTATCGGAACGAGCAACGAGGGATTGATCGCGCTCGTCACCACCATCGTCTGGATGGGGCTCGGTCTCGTCGTCTACTACGGCTACTCGCAGGCAAAGGAAGAAGAGCAACTCGAAGAGGAAACTCCGACTGTCGTCGTCGAGCAGGAGCCCGCCAACCGAGAGTATCAGGTCGTCGTCCCGGTCGCTAATCCGGAGACCGCAGCTCACCTCATGCGCACCGCCATCGACATGGCGCGTGAGAACGACGGGGAGATTCTCGCACTCAGCGTCGTCACCGTCCCCCAACAAACCCCGCTCAACGAGGGACGCGAGTTCGTCGACGACGAGCGCGAACTGCTGACCCAGACGATGGAGATTGCCGAGGACGAAGACGTCCCGGTCAGTGGCACGGTCAAGATCGGCCACCAGGTCTCCACGGCGATCCTGAACACCATCGAGCAACACGACAGCGACGCCGTCATTCTCGGATGGCGGGGGCGCTCCCGTCGCCGTGACTTCGTCCTCGGGAGTAACGTCGACGACGTCGTCACGGGCGCGAAGTGCGACGTACTCGTCGAGCGCATCGACGGCGAGGTCGAAGACGTCGAGCGGATTCTCGTGCCGACCGCCGGCGGCCCGCACGCCGACCTCGCGGCCGAAGTCGCACAGGCGATTTCACGCACCACGCGCGCACGCGTCGATGTCGCTCACGTGGTCTCACCCGACGCGTCAGAGGCGGACCGCTCCGACGCCGCAGCCCTCGTCGACGCCCTCGCGTCCAGACTCTCTGACGACATCGATATCGGAACACGCGTTCTCGAGGGCGATGTCGCGGACGCGATTGTCAACGCGTCCGAGGAGTACGACCTGACAGTGATCGGTGCGTCACGGGAAGGACTCCTCCAGCAGCTCGTCTTCGGGGCAGTTCCCGAAGCCGTCGGCGAGCGAGCGAAAGGCACGGTCATCATGGTGAAACGCCATGGAACGCTACGCTCGTGGCTCTCCCGGTGGTTCTCCTGGAAGTGACGAGACTGTCGGAGCCCACGCGCACGGTATCGACGACGGCCACCGTCGCGCACCGAGAGCGCGACCGCGTGCCGTGAAGGGAAGTCGGAGGAAGCCTTCTGTCTGTCCGGTTCACTGGCCAGTCGGTGGTCCGTATCTGGTCTGAGTGGTGGGAGGACGCGCTCACGCTGCCGCGCCGGCGGTCGGAGTGTCGACGAGGTAGCGGAAGGCGAGGACGCTGGCGAAGACGGAGACGACGGAGAGGAGGACGAAGGCCTGATAGAGCT
This sequence is a window from Halocalculus aciditolerans. Protein-coding genes within it:
- a CDS encoding amino acid permease, which produces MSDADSGGATTELSRDMSLFDITFIGVGAMIGAGVFALTGFAAGIAGPALTIAFIINGFVALFTAVSYAELGAAFPEAGGGYLWVKEALRDPNGFYAGWMSWFAHAVACSLYAVTFGTFFTVLAVYALPGLSNHFVLFGFLSQHWVEKLVAVLVVIAFAYINYRGAEETGKAGVVVTGLKLLILGIFIVFGVRATLTAPQWAGKFLSSPMFAPNGVFGIIGAMGFTYIAFEGYEIIVQSGEEVVDPGTNIPKAVFYSLAIVIPIYVLVAFVSIGGITVNPHILDLAGVAGTPADWTTWQILGELGELGIIRAAGQFVPYGVPLLLFAGLAATVSALNATVYSSSRVSFAMGRDRVLPPVFDNVHPEKRTPHIAIAISAVIIVVMAIVLPIESVAAAADIMFILLFVQVNWTLIRMRKTHPDLPRTYEVPYMPWPPLIGIVLQFLLTPFLVYELGLQAIGIGTSNEGLIALVTTIVWMGLGLVVYYGYSQAKEEEQLEEETPTVVVEQEPANREYQVVVPVANPETAAHLMRTAIDMARENDGEILALSVVTVPQQTPLNEGREFVDDERELLTQTMEIAEDEDVPVSGTVKIGHQVSTAILNTIEQHDSDAVILGWRGRSRRRDFVLGSNVDDVVTGAKCDVLVERIDGEVEDVERILVPTAGGPHADLAAEVAQAISRTTRARVDVAHVVSPDASEADRSDAAALVDALASRLSDDIDIGTRVLEGDVADAIVNASEEYDLTVIGASREGLLQQLVFGAVPEAVGERAKGTVIMVKRHGTLRSWLSRWFSWK